A stretch of DNA from Ricinus communis isolate WT05 ecotype wild-type chromosome 4, ASM1957865v1, whole genome shotgun sequence:
ACCACAAACTTCAGCAGAGTATGAAAGCCGAGAACTTTTACCCGGATATAGCTCCTCAATAGCCTCTGGTAGCTCGTCTACAAAGATCAAGGTTTTATGCAGCTTTGGCGGTACAATACTACCCCGTCCTAGTGATGGAAAGCTCAGGTATGTTGGTGGGGATACACGTATTATACGTATATCGAGGGATATCTCTTGGCAGGAGCTTAAGCAGAAAACTTTCGCAATTTGTAATCAACCTcatgtaataaaatatcagCTTCCTGGAGAGGATCTTGATGCCTTGGTTTCTGTTTCATGTGATGAAGATTTACGGAATATGATGGAGGAATGGATTGAAGTTGATGATAGGGAAGGATCACAAAAACTTAGAATGTTTCTATTCTCCATGAGCGATTTGGAGGATGCTCAGTTTGGCCTGGGCAGCATGGAGGGTGATTCCGAGGTTCAATATGTAGTTGCTATTAATGGCATGGATATGAGATCCAGAAGAAACTCAATCCTACATGGTTTGGGAAGCTCTTCaggaaataatttaaatgagCTAGATGGATTAAACATTGACAGGGAGACAAGTCGGGCAGCAACAGCCTCTGTTGGGATCAATACTTCACCTTTGACTAGCACCTTTCAATCTGCTCAACCAATTCTTCAAAATTCCTCCACTTCACATGAATCCCATCCACATTTTTATCATGGCCAGATGATGGACAATAGGGAAACTCAGCAATTCCTTGCAGACTGTCGTAATGATTCTTCTAATTACTCCGCTCCCAAAGAAATTCCTCAGTCAACCTCCCTTCATAGTCTTACAAATCAGCAAGGAGGTATGAATGCAGGACAGTCACATAGTAACTTTCAGGTGCAGAATTCACAGATGTTAGAAAAGGAGGTTAGGCCAATACCTGATGGTTCAGTTCAGCATGGCATTGACATAGGGAAAAGCCATCCCATAGAAAGGGTTTCTGCTGTTCCAGTTGATGAAATATCAGTTGCAGTTGCTGCACAAGAAGGAGCTCTCCATTCTATGCCCTCAAAAAATGAGGGAAAGCAACGGGGATCTGAAAGCATCTCATTCTCTGTTGATGCCATTGATCCAGTGCATGTTCCTAATTCTTGTGAAGATGATCAATTTTCTACATCTAGTAGTATTTTTGGTTTCGACTGTGCAGATTCTGTTTCTAATTTGATAGACTTGAGCTATGTTGAACCATCTGCACCTCCACAAAGAGTTTATTATTCTGAGAGAATACCCCGAGAACAAGCAGAGCTGATGAATAGGTTATCGAAATCTGATGATTCACTTGGTTCTCAGTTTCTTATTCCTCATTCTCGTCCTGATATCGCCGAACAGAAGTCAACTACAGCATCTGCTGAAAAATTGATCCAAAGTAATCTGCTTCCCCAAACTGAAGATCCCAGTACAACTGCAGAACCATTGCTTATAGACCCTCAACCCATCAATGGACTTGCCCAACCCCAGAAGTACATAGAGCTTGCAGCTCCAGATGATGTGAATGATAATGATTCTGTGAACAGAAATGCTGTGCTTAAGGCTGATCATGATTGTGCTGCAGGTAACCACAAAAAACCCGTTGAAGAAACAGGTGAAGCTAGATTTGGAAATCCAGCTGCACCCCAAACAACCCCTGGTATGTACCATAGAGATCCTGTTTCTGATCACCCAGGGCATAAGTTGGGTGAGATAACAGGTAAGGTTTTTGCTAGTAATGAAAATGTTGGATATTCTCTCCCATATTCTTTGACAGAGAGCTCAACTAATGATGTTTCTCAAGAAGTACCCCCTATTTTTGTTTCAGCAACGAAGCCAGGAGACATCAGCATAGATATAAATGACAGATTCCCTCGTGATTTTCTTTCCGAAATATTCTCCAGAGGGATACTTACTGAGGATAGGGCTGGTGTTAATCCATTGCACAAAGATGGAGCTGGCATGAGTGTGATCATGGAAAATCATGAGCCTAAGCACTGGTCGTATTTTCAGAAATTGGCACAGGAAGAGTTTGTTCAAAAAGATTTTTCTCTTATGGACCAGGATCATCTTGGTACCCCACCTCTAATTGCAAAATTCAAAGAAGGAGATCAGAATTCTTATCATTTTGCTCGTTTGAAAACAGAGGGAGTTTCAATGGACCAAAAGTATTCCCGTCCCAATTTTGTTGAAGGTACCAATCAAAAAGTTTTAGCAGGATTAAGAGCAGCTGACTCCACAATTCTTTCAGGCTTTGATCATTCCCATGTGAAGGGCAGTGAAAGTATGCAGTTTGGTGTTGTGATGGATAACCTAAAAACTCCTGAGCCACGCGCTGAGGTATCTCTACTCAGTAATTTGATTAAAAGCTCATTTTCTTGCCTGCTAACTGAACTTGACTTTGATGCTTTAGGGTGGGAACTTAGATAACAGGAACAGTGGCCTACCTCCTGTTGGTCTATCTGTGGTAGATTTTGACATTGATACCTTGCAGGTATGACACTTACAGATATAAGCAGATCCTTATCTGGGTACTTATCTTTTTTCATCCTTCAGCTTGAGAGTAATTACACTTGCTTTCGACCACTATAAATCAGCCTTCCTTGCTtaattcttttgttctttttcttcttttctctgtTAATGTATATcagattataaaaaatgaagatCTTGAAGAGCTGAGAGAACTAGGTTCTGGTACTTTCGGAACTGTATATCATGGCAAATGGAGAGGTTCAGATGTTGCCATTAAGAGGCTAAAGAAGATTTGCTTCACTGGTCGATCATCTGAGCAAGAGAGATTGGTAACTGTTGATCCATGTTTATATattcctaaaagaaaaataatgctAATTGGCTAATTAGCTATTTTCTAATTCTGATCCAGGAAGTGAGTTTATTAGTCTACTTGGGCTTAAACTCAAAGTATATGAGTTATCATTAAGTCCCATCTTCccttttttcatatattatgttgatagtaaataatatatattcttaccATCTTCAGACCATAGAGTTTTGGCACGAAGCTGAAATCCTTTCAAAGCTTCACCATCCCAATGTGGTAGCATTTTATGGTGTGGTGCAAGATGGACCTGGGGGAACATTAGCTACTGTGACAGAGTACATGGTTGATGGTTCTCTTAGGCATGTCTTACTCAAGAAGGATAGGTAAACCATGCAATTAGATAGTCTTGAATATCTTTGGTATTCTCTTAATGTCTATTGCATTTGgaaacttaaaaatttattcaaaactACCActacaatttttaatattttggaaatttaaacttttatttagatAAATGTACCGCTATTAGTTTTTCAACTTTCCAATTATTTTGGCATTTCAGATATGCTGAAGTTGTTGATCTCTCTTATTCCCTGGCTTATTTTTCTTGTGCTTAACTTGCAGGTATCTAGATCGTCGAAAGAGGCTTCTGATAGCTATGGATGCTGCATTTGGTATGGAATATTTGCACTCAAAGAATATCGTGCATTTTGATTTGAAATGTGACAACTTGCTTGTGAACTTGAAAGATCCCCAAAGACCAATCTGCAAGGTAAGTTCTAATAGTATAAGAAAAGGTAGCTTTCTCATTCAACATCTGGTAATTCTGGTCAACTAATCTAAACAAGAAGGATGTTTCAGGTTGGTGATTTTGGCCTATCAAAAATTAAGCGGAACACTTTGGTTTCTGGAGGTGTACGGGGAACTCTTCCATGGATGGCACCAGAACTGCTAAATGGTGGCAGCAACAAAGTCTCAGAAAAGGTAATGCTTTGGTTCTTTGAATTAACTTTCTACAGTGG
This window harbors:
- the LOC8272581 gene encoding uncharacterized protein LOC8272581; translation: MEKNPKNSPMEQSDVHKKVQYNAREPGRERFQPASHPILLEPASSRNTNMRLPDLNAPEVKPVLNYSIQTGEEFALEFMRDRVNHKKPLIPNSLGNPNHGTSFMELKGVLGTSHIESENGSDISMLHSVENGPRKGERTNLSLYEEKSNYELVHSVPQTSAEYESRELLPGYSSSIASGSSSTKIKVLCSFGGTILPRPSDGKLRYVGGDTRIIRISRDISWQELKQKTFAICNQPHVIKYQLPGEDLDALVSVSCDEDLRNMMEEWIEVDDREGSQKLRMFLFSMSDLEDAQFGLGSMEGDSEVQYVVAINGMDMRSRRNSILHGLGSSSGNNLNELDGLNIDRETSRAATASVGINTSPLTSTFQSAQPILQNSSTSHESHPHFYHGQMMDNRETQQFLADCRNDSSNYSAPKEIPQSTSLHSLTNQQGGMNAGQSHSNFQVQNSQMLEKEVRPIPDGSVQHGIDIGKSHPIERVSAVPVDEISVAVAAQEGALHSMPSKNEGKQRGSESISFSVDAIDPVHVPNSCEDDQFSTSSSIFGFDCADSVSNLIDLSYVEPSAPPQRVYYSERIPREQAELMNRLSKSDDSLGSQFLIPHSRPDIAEQKSTTASAEKLIQSNLLPQTEDPSTTAEPLLIDPQPINGLAQPQKYIELAAPDDVNDNDSVNRNAVLKADHDCAAGNHKKPVEETGEARFGNPAAPQTTPGMYHRDPVSDHPGHKLGEITGKVFASNENVGYSLPYSLTESSTNDVSQEVPPIFVSATKPGDISIDINDRFPRDFLSEIFSRGILTEDRAGVNPLHKDGAGMSVIMENHEPKHWSYFQKLAQEEFVQKDFSLMDQDHLGTPPLIAKFKEGDQNSYHFARLKTEGVSMDQKYSRPNFVEGTNQKVLAGLRAADSTILSGFDHSHVKGSESMQFGVVMDNLKTPEPRAEGGNLDNRNSGLPPVGLSVVDFDIDTLQIIKNEDLEELRELGSGTFGTVYHGKWRGSDVAIKRLKKICFTGRSSEQERLTIEFWHEAEILSKLHHPNVVAFYGVVQDGPGGTLATVTEYMVDGSLRHVLLKKDRYLDRRKRLLIAMDAAFGMEYLHSKNIVHFDLKCDNLLVNLKDPQRPICKVGDFGLSKIKRNTLVSGGVRGTLPWMAPELLNGGSNKVSEKVDVFSFGIVLWEILTGEEPYANMHYGAIIGGIVNNTLRPAIPNFCDPEWKRLMEQCWAPNPAARPAFTEIAGRLRIMSTAASQNKGQGHKASK